One genomic region from Bacteroidales bacterium encodes:
- a CDS encoding electron transfer flavoprotein subunit beta/FixA family protein, which yields MNIVVCIKQVPNTNEIKINPETGTLIREGVPSIMNPDDKSGLELALQLKDRHGAHVTVITMGPPQADVMLREALAMGADRAILLTDRKFAGADTLATSNALAGALRKLKFDLVVAGRQAIDGDTAQVGPQIAEHLDLPQVSYVASCTLNNDRSVNIKKENETGYQILKAQLPCLLTVLATGFKPRYMSVSRIMEAYDREVEIWTADQIDVDVEKLGLKGSPTKVAKSFAKGVKQAGEQFEVDAEQAVAIIISRLKEKFII from the coding sequence ATGAATATAGTTGTTTGCATAAAACAGGTGCCTAACACCAACGAAATCAAGATAAATCCTGAAACAGGGACACTTATCAGAGAGGGTGTTCCAAGTATTATGAACCCCGACGACAAAAGCGGTTTGGAGCTTGCACTACAGTTGAAAGACAGACACGGTGCTCACGTAACCGTTATCACAATGGGACCTCCCCAAGCCGATGTTATGTTGCGCGAAGCCCTTGCAATGGGTGCAGACCGTGCTATCTTGCTAACGGACAGAAAATTTGCCGGAGCTGATACTTTAGCAACATCAAACGCATTGGCTGGCGCACTTAGAAAATTGAAATTTGACCTTGTAGTCGCTGGTCGTCAGGCAATTGACGGCGATACAGCACAAGTTGGTCCGCAGATTGCCGAACATTTAGATTTGCCACAAGTATCGTATGTTGCAAGTTGTACACTCAACAACGACCGCTCGGTTAATATTAAAAAAGAGAATGAAACAGGTTATCAAATCCTAAAAGCACAACTGCCTTGCTTGCTTACGGTGCTTGCCACAGGATTTAAACCACGATACATGAGCGTAAGCCGAATAATGGAGGCATACGACAGGGAAGTTGAAATTTGGACTGCCGACCAAATTGACGTTGACGTAGAGAAACTCGGACTAAAAGGCTCGCCCACAAAGGTTGCAAAATCGTTTGCAAAAGGCGTTAAACAGGCTGGCGAACAGTTCGAAGTTGATGCTGAACAAGCAGTGGCAATCATCATTAGCCGACTGAAAGAGAAGTTTATTATTTAA
- a CDS encoding acyl-CoA dehydrogenase: MDFNLTKTEELFLKMIHEFSEKEVKPLAAEIDEQERFPAETAKKMADIGLMGITVPKEYGGSGGSNVIYSMAVEEISRACATTGVLLSAHISLCVAPIFENGTEEQKQKYLPKLCNGEWIGAFGLTEPNAGTDASAQQTTAVEDGDEYVLNGSKIFITNAGHAHVFVIFAMTDKSQGTRGISAFIVEAGTEGFTVGREEHKLGIRGSSTCELIFDNCRIPKSNLLGKLNRGFSIAMKTLDGGRIGIASQALGIAQGAIDETVKYTKERKQFGRSISAFQNTQFQMADLYTKVQASRLLVRSAAFKKDTKVPYTVDAAMAKLFAAETAMEVTTKAVQFHGGYGYTREYPVERMMRDAKITEIYEGTSEVQRMVIAANLFK, encoded by the coding sequence ATGGACTTTAATTTAACAAAAACAGAAGAACTTTTTCTGAAAATGATTCATGAGTTTTCAGAAAAAGAAGTTAAGCCATTAGCCGCCGAAATTGATGAGCAGGAAAGATTTCCCGCGGAGACGGCAAAAAAAATGGCGGACATAGGTTTAATGGGCATTACCGTGCCAAAAGAGTATGGCGGTTCGGGCGGTTCAAATGTAATCTATTCAATGGCTGTTGAAGAGATTTCACGCGCCTGTGCAACAACGGGAGTGCTACTTTCGGCTCATATTTCACTGTGCGTTGCACCAATTTTTGAGAACGGCACCGAAGAGCAAAAACAAAAATATTTGCCAAAGCTATGTAATGGCGAATGGATTGGAGCTTTTGGATTAACCGAGCCAAATGCCGGTACAGATGCATCAGCACAACAAACAACAGCTGTTGAAGATGGCGACGAGTATGTGTTAAATGGAAGCAAAATCTTCATAACCAATGCAGGACATGCTCACGTTTTTGTCATTTTTGCGATGACCGACAAATCACAAGGAACGAGAGGCATTTCAGCTTTTATTGTTGAGGCTGGAACAGAGGGCTTTACAGTTGGTCGCGAGGAACACAAATTGGGTATTAGAGGTTCTTCAACTTGTGAACTTATATTTGATAATTGCAGAATTCCAAAAAGCAATCTGTTAGGCAAGTTAAACAGAGGTTTTAGTATTGCAATGAAAACGTTAGACGGCGGACGAATTGGTATTGCCTCACAAGCTCTTGGCATTGCTCAAGGTGCTATTGATGAGACAGTTAAATACACAAAAGAGAGAAAGCAGTTTGGACGTAGCATCTCTGCTTTCCAAAACACTCAGTTTCAAATGGCTGACCTTTATACAAAAGTTCAGGCATCAAGATTACTTGTTCGTTCTGCTGCGTTTAAGAAAGATACCAAAGTGCCATACACTGTTGATGCTGCAATGGCTAAGCTCTTTGCTGCCGAAACAGCAATGGAAGTTACTACCAAAGCCGTGCAATTCCACGGTGGATATGGATATACACGCGAATATCCTGTTGAGAGAATGATGCGTGATGCGAAGATTACCGAGATTTACGAAGGAACATCAGAGGTTCAACGTATGGTTATCGCTGCTAACCTTTTTAAATAA
- a CDS encoding DMT family protein, producing MKAFLTIGLLICSNIFMTFAWYGHLKLSEYSWFSKLSLFGIIVFSWGIAFFEYCFQVPANRIGFVNNGGPFSLVQLKVLQEVITLVVFMVFSYVAFQSQIKPNHIIGFVLLVLAVYFIFKG from the coding sequence ATGAAAGCTTTTCTTACTATTGGATTGCTTATTTGCTCTAATATTTTTATGACTTTTGCATGGTACGGACATTTGAAACTCTCTGAATATTCGTGGTTTAGCAAATTGTCGTTGTTTGGAATTATTGTTTTTAGCTGGGGCATTGCTTTTTTCGAGTACTGCTTTCAGGTTCCGGCAAACAGAATTGGTTTTGTTAATAATGGCGGACCGTTCTCTTTGGTACAACTAAAGGTGTTACAAGAAGTTATTACACTTGTAGTGTTTATGGTTTTTTCTTATGTGGCTTTTCAGTCGCAAATAAAACCCAACCACATCATAGGCTTTGTGCTGTTGGTGTTGGCGGTCTATTTTATCTTTAAAGGATAG